Genomic window (Candidatus Bathyarchaeota archaeon):
TGTTCTGTTCTTCTGCTTTTGGAGCCTTCACGGGAGAAAGCCAGAAAAATAAAGAATATGGTGTTGGTTTTGTTCTTGGTGGGTTTGCTAGCGTACATCTTCGGAGTTATCCAATAAAAAAGGGTCTTTTTCGGCAAGCTTGCCTGCGCCGCCATCCACAATAAGCAAACAAACTAAAAACAAACACCACTAAGCAACATTTTCAATCCTGCAACTATTGTGAAGAGTAAGGTTCTAAGAAAAAATCACAGCTGTATTTCACGCTTAAAATAGTGCTCCAAAAGCCTTCGTGTTCCTCTGCGCATTATCTCAGAGAGCGTTGCAGGACTAATTCCCAGTTTAGTTGCAAGCTCCGCCATGCCAATTTGCCGTGGATAATCAAAAAAGCCGCTTTTCAGCGCCAGCCAAAAGATGCGTTCTTGTTTCTCTGTTAAGACGCCTATTTGCTTCTCGAGCTTGCCGATTTTACGCACCTCAACTTTGTGCCCTGCTTTTTCCAAATCAGCGATAATGCCCCTGTATGCTTCAAACGTGGGCACCATAAAACTGTAACTTATAATGTTACCTTGAATACTCTTGCCAGACACCAAAAAAGCATCATGCCCCAAAATGGTATTGCAAACTTCACAGCCCTCACTTTCAAGCCAAACCGCCGATTTGCCCTCAACATGCCCTTTAACAGCAAGTTCTCTGGGAACCTTTTTCGCCTGCTCTTCACCAACATCCATCAAATGCCGAACAGACCCG
Coding sequences:
- a CDS encoding helix-turn-helix domain-containing protein, whose amino-acid sequence is MVVCLVDAWREPYHVVIEVENDKCRMVAKLASLGFERLKVVDVRSSTSGSVRHLMDVGEEQAKKVPRELAVKGHVEGKSAVWLESEGCEVCNTILGHDAFLVSGKSIQGNIISYSFMVPTFEAYRGIIADLEKAGHKVEVRKIGKLEKQIGVLTEKQERIFWLALKSGFFDYPRQIGMAELATKLGISPATLSEIMRRGTRRLLEHYFKREIQL